From Homalodisca vitripennis isolate AUS2020 chromosome 1, UT_GWSS_2.1, whole genome shotgun sequence, the proteins below share one genomic window:
- the LOC124354788 gene encoding uncharacterized protein LOC124354788, translating to MRQNFSGINEEIVWMSIGLAVTIAILITMALCYLLHENCKKRHEHGWHA from the exons ATGC GCCAAAATTTCTCCGGGATCAACGAAGAGATCGTATGGATGTCCATAGGGTTGGCCGTGACGATCGCTATCCTGATCACGATGGCACTGTGTTACCTGCTACACGAGAACTGCAAGAAGCGACACGAGCACGGGTGGCACGCGTGA